Proteins co-encoded in one Campylobacter ornithocola genomic window:
- a CDS encoding FxsA family protein, with product MIARTNISAFLILELIVSILFITFFGFLNFFMIVFVSMFLGAIFLAKTWTNLITMQNNTNTNLFSMIKLFSLTIVGILLLIPGILSTFLGILLLFFMMVLKLFTNQKSKNHHQTNNEEEIIDVEIVQEHKKCN from the coding sequence ATGATAGCAAGAACAAATATAAGTGCCTTTTTAATCTTAGAATTAATTGTCAGTATTTTATTTATAACTTTTTTTGGTTTTTTAAATTTTTTTATGATAGTTTTTGTTAGTATGTTTTTAGGGGCAATATTTTTAGCAAAAACTTGGACAAATCTTATCACTATGCAAAATAATACAAATACTAATTTATTTAGTATGATTAAATTATTTTCTCTAACTATAGTAGGAATTTTGCTTTTAATACCAGGAATTTTGAGTACATTTTTGGGAATTTTGCTTTTATTTTTTATGATGGTGTTAAAACTTTTTACAAACCAAAAAAGCAAAAATCATCATCAAACAAATAATGAAGAAGAAATCATAGATGTAGAAATCGTACAGGAGCATAAAAAATGCAATTAA
- a CDS encoding menaquinone biosynthesis decarboxylase, which produces MQKFVELLEKNNLLKTIHEPVDVDLEMAHLAYIEVKKEDSKALLFTNAVKNGKKYDYPVLLNTFCNEKALNLAFGRDYEEVAKEIASLLKMHIPQSFGAKLNFFKTLLDLKNIPPKRIKKDGEFTYKNLNSLYDMPILKTWEKDAAPFITMGQVYTQSLDGKQNNLGMYRLQVVDEKTLLMHWQIHKDASHFFHEYKKTNQKMPVSIAIGGDPLYIWCGQAPLPKGIFELLLYGFIKKKPAILAKCKSNHLYVPYDSDFVIEGFVDPNVFAPEGPFGDHTGFYTPVEPCPVLKVEKIFAKKNAIYQATVVGKPPLEDKYMGLGTERVFLPLLQTNAPDLIDYNMPENGVFHNLILAKIEAKYPAHAKQVMHTFWGVGQMSFVKHAIFVDEKAPCLQDYDKLIPYILNRFDEEKLLISEGICDQLDHASSTYCYGGKAGLDACGDEKKIELEILNDEALLSLFKEKDQSILNLKQFYTQTFAPICVVLIDKKEKIFQIFEKLQIYKKYFRILVFLDTDAILENSYMLIWRVVNNIDAKRDIFIEKNCVCIDATSKGPLEDYHKEWPLMTNCSKEVVSRLIERKLLQNDEKLFKKFEIF; this is translated from the coding sequence ATGCAAAAATTCGTAGAACTTTTAGAAAAAAATAATTTATTAAAAACCATTCATGAGCCCGTTGATGTTGATCTTGAAATGGCACATTTAGCTTATATAGAAGTTAAAAAAGAAGACTCTAAAGCCTTACTTTTTACCAATGCAGTTAAAAATGGTAAGAAATATGATTATCCTGTACTTTTAAATACTTTTTGCAACGAAAAAGCTTTAAATTTAGCATTTGGAAGAGATTATGAAGAAGTAGCCAAAGAAATTGCTTCTTTGCTTAAAATGCATATACCACAAAGTTTTGGAGCAAAGTTAAATTTTTTTAAAACTTTACTTGATTTAAAAAATATCCCACCAAAACGCATAAAAAAAGATGGAGAATTTACTTATAAAAACTTAAATTCCTTATATGATATGCCTATTTTAAAAACTTGGGAAAAAGACGCTGCGCCTTTTATTACTATGGGGCAAGTTTACACCCAAAGTTTAGATGGGAAACAAAACAATCTTGGAATGTATCGTCTGCAAGTAGTTGATGAAAAAACCTTGCTTATGCATTGGCAAATTCACAAGGATGCGAGTCATTTTTTTCATGAGTATAAAAAAACAAATCAAAAAATGCCAGTAAGTATAGCTATAGGGGGAGATCCTTTATATATTTGGTGTGGACAAGCACCTTTACCAAAAGGTATATTTGAGCTTTTGCTATATGGTTTTATCAAAAAAAAACCTGCTATTTTAGCAAAATGTAAAAGTAATCATCTTTATGTGCCTTATGATAGTGATTTTGTAATTGAAGGTTTTGTAGATCCAAATGTGTTTGCACCTGAAGGTCCTTTTGGAGATCATACGGGTTTTTATACCCCTGTTGAACCTTGTCCTGTTTTAAAAGTAGAAAAAATATTTGCTAAAAAAAATGCAATTTATCAAGCCACAGTTGTAGGAAAACCGCCTTTAGAAGATAAATACATGGGACTTGGTACAGAAAGGGTTTTTTTGCCTTTACTTCAAACTAATGCTCCTGATTTGATAGATTATAATATGCCAGAAAATGGGGTTTTTCACAATTTAATTTTAGCCAAAATAGAAGCAAAATACCCAGCCCATGCAAAACAAGTGATGCATACTTTTTGGGGAGTAGGGCAAATGAGTTTTGTTAAGCATGCTATTTTTGTCGATGAGAAAGCACCTTGCTTGCAAGATTATGATAAACTTATACCTTATATACTTAATCGTTTTGATGAAGAAAAACTACTTATTAGTGAAGGAATTTGTGATCAACTTGATCATGCTTCAAGTACTTATTGTTATGGTGGTAAAGCAGGGCTTGATGCGTGTGGTGATGAGAAAAAAATCGAACTTGAAATTCTAAATGATGAAGCTTTACTTTCACTTTTTAAAGAAAAAGATCAAAGTATTTTAAATTTAAAACAATTTTACACTCAAACTTTTGCACCAATTTGTGTAGTTTTAATTGATAAAAAAGAAAAAATTTTCCAAATTTTTGAAAAATTACAAATTTATAAAAAATATTTTAGAATTTTAGTTTTTTTAGATACAGATGCTATTTTAGAAAACTCTTATATGTTAATTTGGCGTGTTGTAAATAATATCGATGCAAAGAGAGATATTTTTATTGAAAAAAATTGTGTTTGTATAGACGCGACAAGTAAAGGACCATTAGAAGATTATCACAAAGAATGGCCTTTAATGACAAATTGCTCTAAAGAAGTTGTAAGTAGACTTATTGAGCGAAAATTACTTCAAAATGATGAAAAGTTATTCAAAAAGTTTGAAATTTTTTAA
- the fliD gene encoding flagellar filament capping protein FliD: protein MAVGSLGSLGIGSGVLTSDTLNKLKEAEMNANLKFYNSQLETNGLRQKDLAELEAKLLAFQTAVNSLGDATQFNQKKVSPSVSGDSAAASLTVGSLSSLTNMKVIVDQLAQKDVYQSNGFKDKTSSVMQSLGLQGGSTSFTITQNGKEYKIDIDQSTTVAQLAEKINSATGGKVEAKIVNTGDRENPYRLVVQSKDTGTQNNISFSGNEDLLKGLGWELDKNSISAGGLFGFREQGNLDKTQISGNISGQTSDKLLNTGEKTSLTFVVKNGDNYDKYTIDIDENTTYESLAEQISKKTNGKVNLELKDGAATFKTTNGAELGIFDGGYAVDEDGNIDQTNYTRDEKATNLLSSKFGITLDTSTPQGYNVKAGNENHIQKGMDAIFSVDGVKMTRPTNTITDIAPDTTLELKQKGEISFNITQDTAAISESLQNLATAYNDLMLNITAATKYDPDAGTKGNFVGVSSIYNIKSEINNILLKTITVDGTITVGDSDTSEGTKISSKVSLSLADYGLTISNGTMTFDSSKFNTKFSEDPEMAERFFVGSNGFEDINLSGEKVGGFAKDNPDGIDFTDSEFKIIYNDETIDLTKTKNGDPFILTGDTDEEMAQNLIDHINSFGIEGLEASFEIINQGSSDQKIQFKIKGTSGSDLEIQGKEDFLKQFGLSPKTMYSNWKEETGTFGVLKNTMREMMSSEGSFGGYKSSLSKESKNLNETIENTKNSIDTKYDTMWSTWAAYDSIISKLNNQASVIANMINAANNQNS, encoded by the coding sequence ATGGCAGTAGGTAGTTTAGGAAGCTTAGGGATAGGTTCGGGTGTTTTAACAAGTGATACGCTAAATAAGCTTAAAGAGGCAGAAATGAATGCGAATTTGAAATTTTATAATTCGCAACTTGAGACCAATGGTTTAAGACAAAAAGACTTAGCAGAACTTGAAGCCAAACTTCTTGCTTTTCAAACTGCTGTAAACAGTCTTGGTGATGCAACGCAATTTAATCAAAAAAAAGTTTCTCCTAGTGTAAGCGGTGATAGTGCTGCTGCTAGTTTAACCGTAGGATCTTTATCTTCTTTAACTAATATGAAAGTTATTGTTGATCAACTTGCTCAAAAAGATGTTTATCAAAGTAACGGTTTTAAAGATAAAACTTCTTCTGTTATGCAAAGTTTAGGATTGCAAGGAGGAAGCACTTCTTTTACTATAACTCAAAATGGAAAAGAATATAAAATTGATATAGATCAAAGCACAACTGTAGCTCAACTTGCTGAAAAAATAAATTCTGCAACAGGAGGTAAGGTAGAAGCTAAAATAGTCAATACTGGAGATAGAGAAAATCCATATCGGCTAGTTGTACAAAGCAAAGATACAGGAACTCAAAATAATATTTCTTTTTCAGGTAATGAAGATCTTTTAAAAGGTTTAGGTTGGGAACTTGATAAAAATAGCATTAGTGCTGGTGGTTTGTTTGGTTTTAGAGAACAAGGAAATTTAGATAAAACACAAATTAGTGGGAATATAAGTGGTCAAACCTCTGATAAACTTCTCAACACTGGAGAAAAAACTTCTTTAACTTTTGTGGTTAAAAATGGTGATAATTATGATAAATACACCATAGATATTGATGAAAATACTACCTATGAAAGTTTAGCCGAGCAAATTAGCAAAAAAACTAATGGTAAAGTTAATCTTGAATTAAAAGATGGTGCAGCAACATTTAAAACGACTAATGGTGCTGAACTTGGTATTTTTGATGGTGGTTATGCAGTAGATGAAGATGGTAACATCGATCAAACAAATTACACTAGAGATGAAAAGGCTACAAATTTATTAAGTAGTAAATTTGGAATCACTTTAGATACTAGTACTCCACAAGGTTATAACGTAAAAGCAGGTAATGAAAACCATATACAAAAAGGTATGGATGCTATTTTTAGCGTTGATGGTGTTAAAATGACTAGACCAACAAATACTATTACAGATATAGCTCCTGATACTACTTTAGAATTAAAACAAAAAGGTGAAATTAGCTTTAATATTACTCAAGATACTGCTGCTATTTCAGAATCTTTACAAAATTTAGCAACTGCCTATAATGACCTAATGCTAAACATTACCGCTGCTACAAAATACGACCCTGATGCGGGAACGAAAGGAAATTTTGTAGGTGTAAGTTCAATTTATAATATAAAATCAGAAATTAACAATATATTACTAAAAACTATCACTGTAGATGGAACTATCACAGTTGGCGATAGTGATACTTCAGAAGGAACTAAAATATCTTCTAAAGTTAGTTTATCTTTAGCTGATTATGGTTTAACCATATCTAATGGAACTATGACTTTTGATTCTTCTAAATTTAATACTAAATTTAGTGAAGACCCAGAAATGGCTGAAAGGTTTTTTGTAGGAAGTAATGGTTTTGAAGATATTAATTTAAGTGGAGAAAAAGTTGGAGGTTTTGCAAAAGATAATCCAGATGGAATTGATTTTACTGATTCTGAATTTAAAATTATATATAATGATGAAACTATAGATTTAACCAAAACTAAAAACGGAGATCCTTTTATATTAACAGGAGATACTGATGAGGAAATGGCTCAAAATCTTATAGATCACATCAATAGTTTTGGAATAGAGGGTTTAGAAGCTAGCTTTGAGATCATTAATCAGGGAAGTTCTGATCAAAAAATTCAATTTAAAATCAAGGGAACATCGGGAAGTGATTTAGAAATTCAAGGTAAAGAAGATTTTTTAAAACAATTTGGTTTAAGCCCTAAAACAATGTATTCAAATTGGAAAGAAGAAACAGGAACTTTTGGTGTATTAAAAAATACCATGAGAGAAATGATGAGTTCTGAAGGATCTTTTGGTGGCTATAAATCTTCTTTAAGTAAAGAATCAAAAAATCTAAATGAGACTATAGAAAATACTAAAAATTCTATTGATACAAAATATGACACAATGTGGTCAACATGGGCAGCGTATGATAGTATTATTTCTAAATTAAACAATCAAGCAAGTGTAATTGCAAATATGATTAATGCAGCAAATAATCAAAACTCTTAA
- the era gene encoding GTPase Era: MKSGFISIVGRTNAGKSSILNSLLEEKVAMVSHKQNATRRKINAIIMHENHQLIFIDTPGLHASSKAMNQLMIDLAIKSIADCDVILFVASIYDDIKDYENFLSLNPKVPHIVLINKVDLVKKEVLLKKLSEYSQFSSHFSAIIPYSAKQKFYKKILLDEMIKYLPEHPYYFDPEFITTTNEKDIYRDFILEAIYENLSDEIPYSTEVKIEKIKELEQIYYINATIITDSNSHKGMILGKDATTIKRIGKEARVKIEKLAQKKVMLKLFVQLEKNWHKNEQNLKKILYDE; this comes from the coding sequence GTGAAAAGTGGCTTTATAAGCATAGTGGGTAGAACTAATGCGGGAAAAAGTTCTATCCTAAATTCTTTATTAGAAGAAAAAGTGGCTATGGTTTCTCATAAGCAAAATGCCACAAGAAGAAAGATCAATGCGATTATAATGCATGAAAATCATCAGCTTATTTTTATAGATACACCAGGTTTGCATGCAAGCTCTAAGGCTATGAATCAGCTTATGATTGATTTAGCGATTAAAAGCATTGCTGATTGTGATGTGATTTTATTTGTAGCTAGTATTTATGATGATATTAAAGATTATGAAAATTTTTTAAGTTTAAATCCTAAAGTACCGCATATTGTGTTGATTAATAAGGTTGATTTAGTAAAAAAAGAAGTTTTGCTTAAAAAATTAAGTGAGTATTCTCAGTTTAGCTCACATTTTAGTGCTATTATCCCCTATTCTGCAAAGCAAAAATTTTATAAAAAAATTCTTTTAGATGAGATGATTAAGTATTTGCCTGAGCACCCGTATTATTTTGATCCTGAGTTTATTACTACAACAAATGAAAAGGACATTTATAGAGATTTTATCTTAGAAGCTATATATGAAAATTTAAGTGATGAAATTCCTTATAGCACTGAAGTAAAAATAGAAAAAATTAAAGAACTAGAGCAAATTTATTATATCAATGCTACTATCATTACAGATAGTAATTCTCACAAAGGAATGATACTAGGTAAAGATGCTACTACAATTAAGCGTATAGGTAAAGAAGCTAGAGTGAAAATAGAAAAATTGGCACAAAAAAAGGTAATGCTAAAATTATTCGTTCAACTTGAGAAAAATTGGCACAAAAACGAGCAAAACCTTAAGAAAATCCTTTATGATGAGTAA
- the hemC gene encoding hydroxymethylbilane synthase: MQLIIATRKSQLALWQSEYIKEKLSQTYSELEISLEGFKTKGDVLLDSPLAKIGGKGLFTKELEESMLRGDSHLAVHSLKDVPSFFPEGLVLAAISKREVVNDAFLSEYYECLNELPKGAKVGTTSLRRRMQLLMLRPDLNIISLRGNINSRLEKLKAKEFDAIILALAGIKRLGLDKEIKYIKAFELDEMIPAASQGALGIESIDDKQILKYLKCINDENAFIETHIERDFIKTLEGGCQVPIGINAKIIDEKIEIRAIVGLPDASKILKEKRMIDKQDYASAGELLAKEMIAKGAKEILKEAESMI; the protein is encoded by the coding sequence ATGCAATTAATCATCGCAACAAGAAAAAGTCAACTTGCATTATGGCAAAGTGAATACATAAAAGAAAAACTATCACAAACATATTCTGAATTAGAAATTTCTTTAGAAGGTTTTAAAACCAAAGGTGACGTTTTGCTTGATTCGCCTTTGGCTAAAATAGGTGGAAAAGGACTTTTTACAAAAGAACTTGAAGAAAGTATGCTAAGAGGTGATTCGCATTTAGCTGTACATAGTTTAAAAGATGTACCTAGTTTTTTTCCTGAAGGTTTAGTTTTAGCTGCTATTTCAAAAAGAGAGGTGGTAAATGATGCTTTTTTAAGCGAGTATTATGAATGTTTAAACGAACTCCCAAAGGGTGCAAAAGTAGGCACTACAAGCCTTAGAAGAAGAATGCAACTTTTAATGCTAAGACCTGATTTAAATATCATTTCTCTAAGGGGTAATATCAACTCACGTCTAGAAAAACTTAAAGCTAAAGAATTTGATGCCATTATTTTAGCATTAGCTGGTATTAAACGTTTAGGTTTAGATAAAGAAATAAAATATATTAAGGCTTTTGAGCTTGATGAGATGATACCTGCAGCTTCTCAAGGAGCTTTAGGCATAGAAAGCATTGATGATAAGCAAATTTTAAAATATCTTAAATGTATAAATGATGAAAATGCTTTTATAGAAACTCATATAGAAAGAGATTTTATAAAAACCTTAGAAGGCGGTTGTCAAGTGCCTATAGGTATTAACGCAAAAATCATTGATGAAAAAATAGAAATTCGCGCCATAGTAGGCTTACCTGATGCAAGTAAAATTTTAAAAGAAAAAAGAATGATTGATAAGCAAGATTATGCTAGTGCGGGTGAGCTTTTAGCTAAAGAAATGATAGCAAAAGGTGCAAAAGAAATTTTAAAAGAAGCAGAGAGTATGATATAA
- a CDS encoding proline--tRNA ligase, which translates to MKFSKFYAISTKENPKDATLPSHVFLVKGAFVEQIGSGLYNFLPLGKRVLDKIKNIIKEEMDKTGALEVNLSFNTPAELWKESGRFNVFGKELLRFKDRKENDFVLGPTHEEAMVALVRNKINSYKQLPLHLYQIGLKFRDEARPRFGLLRCREFLMKDGYSFHSNEADLDREFNLMHETYSKILTRLGLEFRAVEADSGAIGGSGSKEFMVLAKNGEDDILLCEHCDYAANIEAAKRTKKTCKDERPEADFATQFHTPNIKTIEELADFFKINPYYTIKAVAKKAIYESEEKIVVFFVRGDDELQEIKALNAAKALELADVNEKELENAGLVPGFIGFVGLNGVDFYIDHELENETNMIIGANKKDYHLIGINVVNLNKERFKDLAVVKEHDLCPKCQHKLKQSKGIEVGHIFKLGNKYSKAMNASYLDENGKAQFFTMGCYGMGVSRLVAVAIEASHDEKGCIWNKTLAPFILDIIVSNIKDTKAMEFAEQIYTHFKDKEILFDDRNERFGVKINDFELMGFPYALVIGKGLEKDEVEVIHRNTLEKQILKTQEVISYLEKIL; encoded by the coding sequence ATGAAATTTAGTAAATTTTATGCCATAAGTACAAAAGAAAATCCAAAAGATGCCACTTTACCAAGTCATGTATTTTTAGTTAAGGGTGCCTTTGTAGAACAAATCGGAAGTGGTTTATATAATTTTTTACCCTTAGGAAAAAGGGTTTTAGATAAGATTAAAAATATCATCAAAGAAGAAATGGATAAAACAGGCGCTTTAGAAGTAAATCTAAGTTTTAATACTCCAGCTGAACTTTGGAAAGAAAGTGGGAGATTTAATGTTTTTGGTAAAGAGCTTTTACGCTTTAAAGATAGAAAAGAAAATGATTTTGTTTTAGGGCCAACTCATGAAGAAGCTATGGTAGCTTTAGTGAGAAATAAAATAAATTCTTATAAACAACTTCCTTTGCATTTATATCAAATAGGACTTAAATTTAGAGATGAGGCTAGACCTAGATTTGGACTTTTAAGATGTAGAGAATTTTTAATGAAAGATGGCTATAGTTTTCATAGTAATGAAGCTGATTTAGATAGAGAATTTAACCTTATGCATGAAACTTATAGCAAGATTCTTACAAGATTAGGACTTGAATTTAGGGCTGTTGAAGCTGATAGTGGAGCTATTGGTGGAAGTGGTTCGAAAGAATTTATGGTTTTGGCTAAAAATGGCGAAGATGATATATTGTTATGCGAACATTGTGATTATGCTGCAAATATTGAAGCAGCGAAAAGAACTAAAAAAACTTGCAAAGATGAAAGACCAGAAGCTGATTTTGCTACACAATTTCACACTCCAAATATAAAAACTATAGAAGAATTGGCTGATTTTTTCAAAATCAATCCTTACTATACTATCAAAGCTGTTGCTAAAAAAGCTATTTATGAAAGCGAAGAAAAAATCGTAGTGTTTTTCGTACGTGGTGATGATGAGTTACAAGAAATAAAAGCTTTAAATGCAGCAAAAGCACTAGAGTTAGCTGATGTAAATGAAAAAGAATTAGAAAATGCAGGTTTGGTTCCAGGATTTATTGGTTTTGTAGGATTAAATGGAGTTGATTTTTATATCGATCATGAACTTGAAAATGAAACAAATATGATTATTGGGGCAAACAAAAAAGATTATCATTTAATTGGCATCAATGTAGTAAATTTAAACAAAGAACGTTTTAAAGATCTTGCAGTAGTAAAAGAACATGATCTTTGTCCAAAATGCCAACACAAGCTTAAACAAAGCAAAGGTATTGAAGTAGGGCATATTTTTAAACTTGGAAATAAATACTCAAAAGCAATGAATGCAAGCTATTTAGATGAAAATGGTAAAGCTCAATTTTTCACTATGGGTTGTTATGGTATGGGAGTAAGTCGTTTAGTAGCTGTTGCCATAGAAGCAAGTCATGATGAAAAAGGTTGCATTTGGAATAAAACTCTAGCTCCTTTTATTTTAGATATTATCGTTTCTAATATAAAAGATACAAAAGCAATGGAGTTTGCCGAGCAAATTTATACTCATTTTAAAGATAAAGAAATCTTATTTGATGATAGAAATGAGCGTTTTGGTGTAAAGATTAATGACTTTGAATTAATGGGTTTTCCTTATGCTTTAGTTATTGGTAAGGGTTTAGAAAAAGATGAAGTGGAAGTTATCCATAGAAATACTTTAGAAAAACAAATTTTAAAAACCCAAGAGGTTATTTCATACTTAGAGAAAATTTTATGA
- the hemA gene encoding glutamyl-tRNA reductase: MHYYCISFTHKNTDIATREKLSFSNEDKKRELLKLIHTNNKILESLILSTCNRVEIFLFVGEIESINEHILKTLSLLCGVDKENLSTKADFYENSGAIHHLFSVASSLDSLVIGETQIAGQLKDAYKFALQEQRCGVHLTRAVHYAFKCAANVRNQTEISKNPISVASVAVAKAKELVDLENKTIVVVGAGEMSELACKHLLNAKARVLILNRDIQNAQKLCKSLGENVNCESIANLKEALNQYEIFFSATNAPHAIITNDLLGEKDYKRYFFDIAVPRDIDVKANEKNIVYAVDDLEEVVRKNLTLREHQAQIAYSIVGTMTNEFFQHLSKLATLPLVKQLRLQADEIAKVQLQKAINKGYLKHSNHEEAKKLIRQVMNAFLHHPSVNLKKLSGTMQNDSVVNAMRYVFDLKNENMEGLNLYKCEFNLENNHEI, from the coding sequence ATGCATTATTATTGCATCAGTTTTACGCATAAAAATACAGATATAGCCACTAGGGAAAAACTTTCCTTTTCTAATGAAGATAAAAAAAGAGAACTATTAAAATTAATTCATACTAATAATAAAATTTTAGAAAGTTTAATACTTAGCACTTGTAATAGGGTTGAAATTTTTCTTTTTGTTGGAGAGATTGAAAGTATCAATGAACATATTTTAAAAACACTTAGTTTACTTTGTGGGGTTGATAAAGAAAATTTGAGTACTAAGGCAGATTTTTATGAAAATAGCGGAGCAATCCACCATCTGTTTTCTGTAGCAAGTTCACTTGATAGTTTGGTTATTGGTGAAACACAAATTGCTGGACAATTAAAAGATGCTTATAAATTTGCCTTACAAGAGCAAAGGTGTGGTGTACATTTAACTAGAGCAGTGCATTATGCTTTTAAATGTGCAGCTAATGTTAGAAACCAAACTGAAATTTCAAAAAATCCTATCTCAGTTGCCTCGGTGGCAGTAGCAAAAGCTAAAGAACTTGTTGATTTAGAAAATAAAACCATAGTTGTAGTGGGTGCAGGGGAAATGAGTGAGTTAGCCTGTAAGCACTTATTAAATGCAAAAGCTAGAGTATTGATTTTAAATAGAGATATTCAAAATGCTCAAAAACTTTGTAAAAGTTTAGGTGAAAATGTAAATTGTGAAAGTATTGCAAATTTAAAAGAAGCATTAAATCAATATGAGATATTTTTTAGCGCTACCAATGCTCCTCATGCTATTATAACTAATGATTTATTAGGAGAAAAAGACTATAAAAGATATTTTTTTGATATAGCAGTACCTAGAGATATCGATGTAAAAGCAAATGAGAAAAATATAGTCTATGCTGTAGATGATTTAGAAGAAGTTGTAAGAAAAAATCTAACATTAAGAGAGCATCAAGCACAAATTGCCTATTCTATAGTAGGTACAATGACAAATGAATTTTTTCAACACTTAAGTAAATTAGCAACCTTGCCTTTAGTGAAACAACTGCGTTTGCAAGCTGATGAAATTGCTAAAGTGCAATTACAAAAAGCTATCAATAAGGGTTATCTAAAACATTCAAATCATGAAGAAGCAAAAAAACTTATAAGACAAGTAATGAATGCATTTTTACACCATCCAAGTGTAAATTTAAAAAAACTAAGTGGAACTATGCAAAATGATTCAGTAGTAAATGCTATGCGTTATGTTTTTGATTTAAAAAATGAAAATATGGAAGGTTTAAACCTTTATAAATGCGAATTTAATTTGGAGAATAACCATGAAATTTAG
- the fliS gene encoding flagellar export chaperone FliS, whose protein sequence is MVNSAVYNAYSQSQAGVESQEKLIEMLYGGILRFASRIKIAIQNENIEERVYYVKRASAIFIELINCLDYEKGGDVAHYLSGLYTRELQLLSLANIENNEARVDEVINVVKGLLEAWREVHQK, encoded by the coding sequence ATGGTAAATAGTGCAGTTTATAATGCATATTCGCAAAGTCAAGCCGGTGTAGAATCTCAAGAAAAACTTATAGAAATGCTATATGGAGGAATTCTACGCTTTGCTAGTAGGATAAAAATAGCCATACAAAATGAAAATATAGAAGAAAGAGTGTACTATGTAAAAAGAGCTAGTGCTATTTTTATTGAGCTTATCAACTGCCTTGATTATGAAAAAGGCGGAGATGTGGCTCATTATTTAAGTGGTTTATACACTAGAGAATTGCAACTTCTTTCTTTGGCAAATATTGAAAACAATGAAGCCAGAGTTGATGAAGTAATAAATGTAGTTAAAGGTTTATTAGAAGCTTGGAGAGAAGTACATCAAAAATGA
- a CDS encoding flagellar protein FlaG: MDINNIQRDNGSLAHFNSIKNNTEKTSLENKQQVDLNNQDENLNEKLKNATEKLNNQMEMLGTNVRFAFNEKLNEMYVNVTEKDTGKLIRKIPSEEVMKLIEHFKGVIGTIFDKES, from the coding sequence ATGGACATAAACAATATTCAAAGAGATAATGGCAGTTTAGCTCATTTTAACAGTATAAAAAATAATACTGAGAAGACATCTCTTGAAAATAAGCAACAGGTTGATTTAAATAATCAAGATGAAAATTTAAATGAGAAATTAAAAAATGCAACTGAAAAATTAAACAATCAAATGGAAATGCTAGGAACAAATGTTCGTTTTGCATTTAATGAAAAATTAAACGAAATGTATGTAAATGTGACAGAAAAAGATACAGGTAAACTTATACGTAAAATTCCTAGTGAAGAAGTTATGAAATTAATAGAGCATTTTAAAGGTGTTATAGGTACTATTTTTGATAAGGAGAGTTAA